From the Mahella australiensis 50-1 BON genome, the window CGTTCATGCACATCATGCAAAAGCTCTACGTCGAAGCCCACTTTGCTGCGCAAATATTCAAATAACCTCGGTACGCTTCGGGCATAAGCATCCGGATCGAAGTAAGCTCCGGGCAGCGCTCCATCCGGTCTGTGCACATCTTTACTGCGACCGCCATATCCGCCCATTTGACACCGTATATAACGGTAACCTTGGTCCATATATGCCCTGACGTTATCCTCCACTTCAGCCTCATCGCGACCATCCGCATGCCTATATACCGCTGCCGCTTCGCGGCACTTACCTCCCAGCAATTGATATACCGGCATGTTTGCCAATTTACCTTTTATATCCCAGAGCGCCATATCCACCCCGGATATGGCGTTATTTAACACAGGGCCATTGCGCCAGTAAGCGCTATTCATCGACGATTGCCACACATCTTCTATTCGTTGAGGGTCCTTGCCTATAAGAAATGGTTTCATATAATCCTCAATCGCTGAACGCACTGTTAAAAAACGCTGCGTGAACGTGGCACATCCCAAACCATATATCTCGGGCTCGGATGTCTCTATCTTTACAACTACTAACGGTATGCCTTCGGGTGCTGTAAGTATAGCCCGAACATCCCTTATGGTCAACTGTGACATCTGTTTAATATCCTCCATATTTTTACATGTTTCATATATAACCGCTATGCTTTTCAGAAGGTTATAGTACCAATATTTCGTCTTAACAGTCCACTTTATCTTCAGGGGCATAGGGATACTTTATAAATACCAACTTGACAGACTCATCAGTATCATTGATTATATCATGGGTATCGCCCGGCTCAACGCGAAAAGCATCGCCTTCTTTAACATGATACTCCACATCGTTAACATTTATAACAGGTATGCCTTTCATAAAATAAAATGTCTCTTCCACATGGTTATGATAGTGCTTTCCCAATGTCTCTCCAGGCTTTAGCAGCAGCACGCCCCAGTCTATATTTGGACCGCGAAACAAATATTTAGGACCGGAATCACCGTTGCGAAAGCTCAAATCATATTCATTGACCAATTGCATTTTATTTTGCCCCCTTTGAAATAACTCTCAATATTTGCCCAGCTCGAGACCCCTATCAACAAAATAGCGATAGGTCTCATAATTTACTGTATCAGGTATGGAATGATCGCTATGAAGTGCATAACCATATTTCCCTTTAACTATAGGTATTTTTGCTTCCAATTCACTATCGATCTTCTTTTTATCATTGGTATATAATACTCTTACATCTACGCCGCCCATAAACGACAATACATCACCGTAATTTCTATATAAACGCAATAAATCCATGCCTGCTTTAACCTCTATAACCTGCAAGCAGTCCATACCCGCCTCCAACAATCCTGGTACTAAAGGTTCTACATAGCCACACGAATGAATAATTACAGGAAGCCCATGACTTTTAGCGAATTGAAACGTCCTTATGTGCCCCGGTTGTATTATTTCTTTATACATGGCGGGTGACATAAATGGACGTTCCTTAAAGCCCATATCTTCATAAAACCATATACCATCTGGATATCCTTCTTCTGAAAAAAGGATTTCCTGTAATTGCACAGTCAGATTGGAATATGTATTAACCATATCTTTTACCCACTCCGGATCCAACGCCATGCCCATCAGCATGTATTCATGTCCGCACACCGGATGCATGAGTTCGAATACATTTACTCCGGACCATACAAAAAAGCGGTTTTTATCAGCGGCATGTTTTTTAGCCTTTCTGTAAGCTTCAAAGTTTATTCGCCTTCGGTCAGGCTTAAGCAAAGGTTTTATGTGCTCTTCCCATCCTTGCCTGTCTTTTACCATAAAATCAATATGTTCCGGGGTAGTATCATGCAATTTATGATGACGTAAAAGAGCCCCGTTCCCATCTCTCATCGATACAGTTTCTTCTGTTTCTTCTACTACCTCAGGGATAAAATCGAGATCGGCCGTCATGTTAAAAGGCCAGCATTCATCCATATCAAAGCCGAAATGATCAGCAAGATTCTCTCCGTTTTTCAAGTGACCCTCTTCAGTCCATTTTTTCTGAGTATCCCCCCAGAAGTGCTCGTACAGTCCTATACGATCTACGGGCCTGCGTTTCAATATGCTAGCCATGCGCTCAACGCCAGTCATGCTATTCATAATTATTATCTCCCATCTTATAATACATGTAAATATAGCCAAGCTTTTTACGCCTGGCTATATTTACATGTTTGCTCAATATGCGATCACCAGTATTTTTTTATCAGCTCTATAGTTCTTCGAACGCCCTCATATTGATCACCGCGGCCTTCGAACTCCACTGACAGGCAACCGTCAAAACCGCTTTCTTTTAATATATCCAAACATTTTTTAAAGTCAAATTCGGCTACTTCGCCATTTTCATCAAAATCATAGGTTTTGGCATGAGCTATATCAGCATACTTGGCAATTTTTTGCAATCCTTCATAGCGAATATCCGGTGCGAAATTTCCAAAATCAGGGCACGAACGAAAATAAGGAGAATTAACTTGTTCAAATAAGCCCACTATATTATTGGGATCAGCAGACAATCCACCATGATTTTCTAATAGCACCTTTACACCTACTTTCTCTCCATAGTCCGCCAGCTCTTTATAGGAAGCCGCCGTTATAGAAAGATCATATGGCGGTTCCTGCATGCCGGTATTAACCCTGATAGATGGACTTCCTATGTATGCGGCTATATCCATCCACAACTTTATCACTTTTAAATCAAAGTTGCGCTTTCGTTCTTCGCGATTGGATATATTGCCAGTATCTACCGGCATATTAACTACCGAAGCTTGAGCCTCTTGTAATTCTCTCTTTATCTCGTCTAGATAAGCTGAATCAGTATTGCGAAAATGCATAGAGCACAACTCTACGGCGTTGACACCATACCTGTCCTTAACAAAGCCAGCCATCTGCGGAAGTGAAAAATCCTTGTTGACATGGTCTCTTAAACTCCATGATGAAACTGCAATATACATACCTACCCACCTCTTTCTTAATTATGAATATACTATAACACCCTCTATTATATGCGTCAAGCACATATTTACCAAAACCTTCGATTCGTAATATATAACTGAAACGGGTGATACAAAGCGATACAAATGATATAAAGCCGGAGAACGCCTTGAAATATTGCGTAGGCGTACTCAATGAGTGCAGCGCAGAGCAAGCGTAGGTCGGGCATGGACGCCCGACCAGCCGACACTGAGCATGGACGCGAATTGCCGGCGCTAGCTTGCTGAAGCGAAACGAATTATAAGTACGCAATCATTACGTGGCACAAGGCTTGACATATATACCTCGCTACGGCTGTGAAGCTGGACCACTGCGCAATCAAAGATTGCTGTGGTCCTACGCTTCAAAAGCCCGCTCAGCATATATGTCAAGCCTGTAGCGGGAGTAAGATTTATATCCTTGCATCGCTGAATTTGTTATATTACGAATCGCAGTTACCAAAACCTCAATCCATAATATGGCAAGTTTAGGATCTAAGCCCCATCTATTGTTTTATCGCTTTAACGATCTCGGGTTCCCTTTCACCTGCCTCAACCATCCTGTGTTTTAATATCTCAGCCAATTCATCACAGCACATACCTGGCTATAAGCGAGGTCGCCTATAAGATTGTGCTGTTCATACGGATCGACCTCCAGGTCATAGAGATATTGCTCTACATATACGTTGCTGCAGCTATCTTTCCAGCCGTTTTTATTCTTATTTACAGTTTTGTATCTCATCCAATAGCAACGCTTTTATAAATGCATAATCATCGTAATCCAGGCTATAAAGATCCTGTGGACTTTTGGCCATAGATGGGTGAAAATCCTTGATATCCTGAGTCCTTAAAATCCTTGCCCATATCGTCTCGAGTATTGTTTCCGCTTCAGGATGTACGGCTTTTAGCATATGTATCAGCTCATAATCATCTATGCCCCGTTTTAGATTTTTATACCTCAATGTAAGCAATGGCCTTCCATCCCATGCGGGATATACAAAATTAGTATCACCTGCCTTCCAGTTTGGATATCTATATGAAATCCTCTCCCTCGGTTTTTGAGGCCATACGGTATAGTTCCACCTCAAAAAGCCATCAAAATCCATAAAGGCCGTCAATAATCCCATAAGCCGGCTTTCCAGCAGCGGCGAGCTTATAAATGTGTTTGGTAGCGGCGGCCAGCAGCAGACATACCACAGCAACCTTCCCTGAATTTCATTCTTAATACTCTGTAACGTTTGCCAGCCCTCGCATACACATGGCAATATCGGCACAAAATCCTGCACCTCATCCTTGAACTCGTCTATAAACTCAACATGGTTTATGGCCGTTTTATACTTAAACATCGGAGCTATACGTCTAAGCGTGTTCAACCGTTTTTTATATAGTTCCACATCTGCCGGCTCATCAGCCATAACCAAAACCCTGTCGATTAAACCCTTATCTATGAAGAACGCCTCAACAGCTTTTATATACTGCTTTATGCCATCAGCATTCTTTATATATTTATAGCAGCCATCATCTTTGTCCAAATACCGCACCCTTATGGCATCAGGATAATCCTTTGCCACGTAACCATACCCGTATTCTTCATCTATCCATATATTGGTGAGGCCAAATACCTCTATTTCACGATCTATACCATATTTGAAGCATAGATTTATATACCTATCCACAATTGAAAAATCATAATAAAACTGACCATCTTCGTCTTTCTCCACCTTCGCCATATTGTATTCGAATAGATCCGACAAATAATTGGTTGTCCTAAAGCAGCGCTGACCTGACCAGGGTATTTCTGACACAATAATAGTAATGGCTTTCTGCCCTAATGCGGCCAAGCTCTTCACATATTCTTCTATAATTCTGAAATGAGCATCGCTCCACAATGGCGTTTCATGTTTGCGCGCTATATTTGACAGATGCTGCCAAAGATCGAGGTGAAAACGGCGATCTCCGTTAACTGGTAAGGTCACATCCTTAACATTCACACAAAAATCAAGTGTGCCGATCTCGTCCTCATCATCAAACATGCTGTGGGCATAAATCCTAACCTTCCCA encodes:
- a CDS encoding cupin domain-containing protein, producing the protein MQLVNEYDLSFRNGDSGPKYLFRGPNIDWGVLLLKPGETLGKHYHNHVEETFYFMKGIPVINVNDVEYHVKEGDAFRVEPGDTHDIINDTDESVKLVFIKYPYAPEDKVDC
- a CDS encoding DUF4091 domain-containing protein; this translates as MVNVIAGLKEESYKHQFGVDDSKDNSALFECKHMSLTTGKRDWAAFQVLVAADEDIMSTVGDSAAFSPKGPLAQVRVAVELEGFSKDAVDMYHIGFVEDDDRVYKADILLHDETIYVEKNRVQPIWVEIAVPEDMQPGMYDGKVRIYAHSMFDDEDEIGTLDFCVNVKDVTLPVNGDRRFHLDLWQHLSNIARKHETPLWSDAHFRIIEEYVKSLAALGQKAITIIVSEIPWSGQRCFRTTNYLSDLFEYNMAKVEKDEDGQFYYDFSIVDRYINLCFKYGIDREIEVFGLTNIWIDEEYGYGYVAKDYPDAIRVRYLDKDDGCYKYIKNADGIKQYIKAVEAFFIDKGLIDRVLVMADEPADVELYKKRLNTLRRIAPMFKYKTAINHVEFIDEFKDEVQDFVPILPCVCEGWQTLQSIKNEIQGRLLWYVCCWPPLPNTFISSPLLESRLMGLLTAFMDFDGFLRWNYTVWPQKPRERISYRYPNWKAGDTNFVYPAWDGRPLLTLRYKNLKRGIDDYELIHMLKAVHPEAETILETIWARILRTQDIKDFHPSMAKSPQDLYSLDYDDYAFIKALLLDEIQNCK
- a CDS encoding enolase C-terminal domain-like protein, which encodes MSQLTIRDVRAILTAPEGIPLVVVKIETSEPEIYGLGCATFTQRFLTVRSAIEDYMKPFLIGKDPQRIEDVWQSSMNSAYWRNGPVLNNAISGVDMALWDIKGKLANMPVYQLLGGKCREAAAVYRHADGRDEAEVEDNVRAYMDQGYRYIRCQMGGYGGRSKDVHRPDGALPGAYFDPDAYARSVPRLFEYLRSKVGFDVELLHDVHERVSPIEAVRLAKNLEPYRLFFLEDALPPEQVQWFEMMRHQTSTPIAMGELFNNPQEWVPLISHRLIDFIRVHISQIGGITPAKKLAALCEAFGVRTAWHGPGDVSPVGHAANVHLDVSLPNFGVQEWSGISDKLLEVFPGCPEVRNGYVYPNDKPGLGIDIDENLAAKYPCSTELPQWTLARTPDGTSVRP
- a CDS encoding sugar phosphate isomerase/epimerase family protein; translation: MYIAVSSWSLRDHVNKDFSLPQMAGFVKDRYGVNAVELCSMHFRNTDSAYLDEIKRELQEAQASVVNMPVDTGNISNREERKRNFDLKVIKLWMDIAAYIGSPSIRVNTGMQEPPYDLSITAASYKELADYGEKVGVKVLLENHGGLSADPNNIVGLFEQVNSPYFRSCPDFGNFAPDIRYEGLQKIAKYADIAHAKTYDFDENGEVAEFDFKKCLDILKESGFDGCLSVEFEGRGDQYEGVRRTIELIKKYW
- a CDS encoding uroporphyrinogen decarboxylase family protein; amino-acid sequence: MNSMTGVERMASILKRRPVDRIGLYEHFWGDTQKKWTEEGHLKNGENLADHFGFDMDECWPFNMTADLDFIPEVVEETEETVSMRDGNGALLRHHKLHDTTPEHIDFMVKDRQGWEEHIKPLLKPDRRRINFEAYRKAKKHAADKNRFFVWSGVNVFELMHPVCGHEYMLMGMALDPEWVKDMVNTYSNLTVQLQEILFSEEGYPDGIWFYEDMGFKERPFMSPAMYKEIIQPGHIRTFQFAKSHGLPVIIHSCGYVEPLVPGLLEAGMDCLQVIEVKAGMDLLRLYRNYGDVLSFMGGVDVRVLYTNDKKKIDSELEAKIPIVKGKYGYALHSDHSIPDTVNYETYRYFVDRGLELGKY